CGTGAAGAGGTTCGATCGATCTGATGTAGCTATGTAGAAATCGATGGCCAATCTATTCTTGGACAAGTGACTTCAAAATGGTTAGAATATCCCTAGGTTCAAAAGATCTTTTTTACCATCAAATGGGTTGATACTTAGGCACCCTTAAATTCCAGGAATTCGTCACTTCAACAGTCTTTGATGGTTATACAAATATCCAAAATACAAACGAGATGGATGATTGTTGGCCCAACCATTCTTCTCAGCGCACTTCGCAAAATTTTACAATCTTCATATGAATATCGGCAAAAGAGAATTGTAACACTCTTTATGACACGTGATGGATAGGGCGGGACTTACACTACAGAGGACTATAAATGAATTTAGGGAGAGAGTGAGCATTCCCAAACGAGCACAAGTAGATTAGCAAAGGCCAGAATTGACGTGATTTGTCGAGAGTACGGGCTGCATTCACCTAAAGTCCCACGGCAGTCGCTCTTAACTCGGGTAGTTCGATGCCATCGAAATCCGCTGCTGCTTAAAAAAAGTCTTAACAGAACGACATCTAAATGGTGAAGTAACTCGGGAGACTTGGGCATGTGGCCCGACCCGACCTAAACTCGTGAAGAGTCGAACCAAGACATCACATGTGAACTTGATGCGCTCCATCCCTCTCCCCTTGCAGAATCCTAAGCATGTGTTTTGACATGGGGCAAACAAACGTTTGTCCGTCATATTGAGATATCCCTGAAGCTCAAATCCGTACCAAATGCCCCCTGTCCCAAGTTACTGCTACCGATAACTTCTTCGACAAAGTCGGGTCATGTCTATGATGCACAATGAGTAAAACAAATTGTGCCGAAGAGATCAACTCGTGCAAGCTACAGAACAGAGAAAACTCTCGACCGACTCCAAAACCTTAACGCTCAGCAGGTTGAGTTTGCACCAAACAGCCTCTATGTGTACCACTCTAGACAAGTATTTACTTAGGTGTCTCCATTTTGACGAAAAATCGACAAGTACAAAAATTTCTAAGGTGAACTTACATAAGTTGGTTACAATATAGAGATCAACGTCAGACAAGATAAACTTCCAAAGATAGAGATATATAAGGGACAGAATTTCCCCCTCAATCACTCTATTAAAATCTCTGATGAAAGGAACAACATATAATATCTAGCAGATTAACCAGCACGAATCAAACCCTTTCATTAAGTCAACTCGAAGCAACAATGCAAACTCAAATATATTCTATGAAGTGGAGAAAGCCGGCAAGGTTGTGTTAAATCTATGTTCTCTCTCAGGAAAAAATTCCACAAAATCCCATAAGTTTTTGTCATATCTGACAaccttatctttttttctttctacaaGTATTTGGCAACCTACCTGATGCCATTAATATGAATATGATGTAAAACTGTGTATTATGAAAGAAAAGCATCATGACGCAAGAAAATCCAAAGAACCATGCCAGTAACGAGtttattcctaaaaaaaaattcccgcCCCATTAGTTTCTGGAGACGATATATACATTACATCCCACAAATTAATCAAGAAAAAGGCTTACAAAGCACCATCGAAGGATAGATTAGTTACAATCACCCAACCTCTATCCTCTACATACTCCATATGGTCATGAGTGCCCTTGTTGAAGGATCTAAAAAAATTACGACAGGGGAAAAGCCCTACAACAAGGCACAGAGCTTAGGCAAGGAGGTACTTTTTCCAGCAGCTTCACCAGAACCAGAGAAACAGAAGCCTCAATCTAATTCCCATGCTTAACGGTATAAATGAATGACTTTTCACTCACATCAATAGAAAGCTAAGAAATCGCAGCAGGAGAAAATAAAGACAGCCCAGAGAACAAGATACCAAAAAACTATCtcatctttctattcctttaaTCAGATGACCAAAAACCGTGAGCTATTTGTCAATTGCCTAATCTcacaaaaagaccaaatccaaaagcaaatatattaaagaaagaagcattttccttttctttccccttttccctATATGTCCCTCAGCTATTCCTACAGCAACCTCTGAAAAGGCAGGCAGAGCACATGACAAGCTAATTCGAAGATCACACATCTTCAGCTTATTCCCACTCCCTCCCAAGCAAAGATAGCCACATCCCCACCTCCTTCAAAATATTAGATTGGATTTTCATCcattgaaataattaaagattATAATCAGCTTTAAACAATTAATCACAACCTCGGACTTCACTGCTGCACTTGGCAGATCAAGATCGCACGTGAGACCCAGCAGAGCTCAATCCAAATGACTCATTGCAGATCTTTCCGTTCATGTTCAGGTGGAGAAATTTTTGCTGGCCCCCAAGCAGTTGGGACGATGGCCTCGATTTCATATACTACATTAACATCAAATGTCACAAGTCAGATGTCCATTAAATGAGACAAGCATATAGTGAATTATAATACATATATTTATTGCGCtagttttttgaaaaaagagaTGCCCACCTCTTCATAAAATGCACTTATTTCCTCCTCAGTAAGGCCTTCATCATCTCCATCTGCAGCACCCTCCTCCCACCCAAGAGAACGCAAAAATGCAAACTCTTCCTCATTTGGATAGTTTAAATGCTCCTCTCCATTTCTGATCAAACCCAAAGTACAGTCACATGCATCACCATTTTCAACTATCTCTCTGGCGTGCTCAGTTGGAAAGTCTGAAACAGAGATAACTGAAGAACTTTGATGCTTAGTTTCCAAAGAGATAGAATCAGTGCCAGCCTCAGCGCTCAAAAGCTCTGATTTTTCCTGATCAGAAACTGATACAGTACTAGTAGTATCAGTTCTAGTACTGATGCTCGTAGAAGATTTCTGCTTTATGAGATTGAAGAAGTCATTACGGCTTTGAGTCTGCAAAGATGGTCTCTTCTCTAAAGTCACCAATGATGTAGCTGGCTTACGCTCAGAACCTCCCAAGTTCTGGTTGCTGACAGAATTCTTAGAGTGAGAACCAACAGATGATGGTGCCAGATTTAGGGGCTACGTGGAACTTTGACTCCATTTGGGGAAACCAGGTTTTCATTCACTGTTGAAGAGAGACCATTCAGATCCCCTGATGGTTTCAGAACTTGCAACTTTCCTAGATTAGAGTTCTTCCCAACATCCACTCTTGCAGGCCCACCACGCATAGGCTGATTCCCATAGGGCGTAGGGGAGAACTTAGTAGTCTGCTGTGCGGCTCTTGTTTTTGATTTCTCCATCGAACTAAGCAACTGGAAGAAATATGAGAAAACATCAAGAAcacaattaaattaaaattgaccatCAAACATGGCAAGACACATCTAATTTTTAATAGAACAAATCAGCTGCCACCACTATCTATTCAGATTCAGAACTCACTATTCCGAAATTTGTTCCATCAAACTTCttcagggaaagaaaaatagttcttatacccacccccaaaaaacaacaaaagactTCCATCAAACTTCTCcggagaaataaaaataatttatacccccaaaaaacaacaaaagactTCCATCAAACTTCTCcggagaaataaaaataattcgtTTGGAcaacaaaatacaaaaatgcaAATGTCTCTATGACATGCATGCACATGGGACTGTCTCACGGCTCCCTCTGACCTCATCAAAGGTAACTGAGAAACTGTAAGTATTAAAAGGGCATCATTAACTCTTGCAATTAAGAATTCAAAACAGGAAATTTCATTCTCTCCATCAAATTGCGAATGCACTACATCTACATTTGTAAGCTCAAGCATACACAGAAAATCAAAACAATCTCAATATAAGGATGGTCAGTTCTCTATGACTTATTACACTGCCTCACAAACAGCTTGTTCAAGACAGTGTGAGGAAAAAGTGGCGCATTATTAGTTTTCCAGAAGGTGTAGAATGTAGAACAGAAGAAAAATGACATGCCACCCTGAAGAAGAGGGCATCCAGACCAGAAGAGTGCTCCATACATTTAACCAACCAGAATAAACGAAATGAAGAATTTTCATTCACagcatgaaaatgaaaatgcaaataacaaactGTGATCGCTATTCTTACGATGCCCCATAGAGGGGGAAAATAACTTGCATAATTTGTTGTTAAACATACGGGCTCCCAACATTGTCAGCAATAATGCAATGGAACTCATAGAAAAACTCTATAAAAGTCACATAAAGCCACACTTTTATCTGGTGGAACTTGCAGAGTACACGCCACACTTATAATAATACTAAACAGCCAAATTATGCAACAAATTTTTACACAAACATAAAGCTCTCTTACAACCCcattatataattaaaaaacttGGTCTAGACAGGCTGACCTACTAGTCCTAATAGGCTAATCCCACGATTAAACACATTCACAATGCAATCAATCTCAGACCAAACAAGTAATTCAACCTGAGCAATTAAGAGTGGAGATTATTGGCTTAAGTCATGGTAATTTTAGGCCATGGAATGGGGTACCACAAGTTGCAAGCACAAGATAAGGTACAGATCTATTTATAAGTTGGATAATGgctcatgaaaatattttttggacaatttactATGTTGAAGGGGAGCAAGTGTTTTCATAGGCATTACTTTTCAGCATTTGCAAACTTGTCTGACCAAAAGCACATGCTCTGGCATTATCAACTTACAATTTTTCTTATGATTCCATTAAGCAGTTAATAAATGTAAAATTATACCATATTCAAAGCTAAGAAATGCCTAATACTAGAAGCTCCAGCTCCATGGGGTTACTATCGAGGATCTATTTGTGTCGACCAGATCAAAAATATGGAGCTCGTAACGGGAATTTGTCCATCCAGATAATGGGACCAAACAATTCTTCCATTTTCATGACCCAAAGTTAAAACTACCAAAAAAGCAGAATGAGACATCCAACTTTGTTTGATTTCTGAAGGTGAAGCATAGCAAGTCAGCCCAAATCAACAACATAATGTAACATGTAGAGTTATTAGAAGAACAAAAGCAAGGACAGTGGTGATACACAATAATGAGATCCTAAAAGAGAAGCGCAATACAAAGAGGCACAGTTTAATGGATAACAGGTTGATTTCTGTCAGATATTGAGGTGAAAGCCAAGTATATATGGGCTTTAGAGTCTTGCTTTGGACAAAGTGAAGCATCGGTgaaattattatgaaaaattatatcaCAATTTTACGGGCACATAACGACGAATATCACTTTTTATGTTGTCTCAAAACTGCATTTCAAATAGTTTTAATTGGGATATGAAGCAGTCTAATCGATTCCACCTACGCATCTAATAGGTTAGAACCTCTATAACCCAGAATACAGTCATGAAATTAGAAACATTACCTGAGATTTGGGCATGGATGGTGTCACAGGGATCAGTTGCCTTGATTGTTTGATGGCCAACTCTTCAAGCCTCTGACTATCAACAGACAACTGCAAATTCTAAAGTTATCAGCCTAGAAACCCATCTATATGTTCAAATACAGCATGATAGATATAGATGAACATTATAAAATCCAACAGGGGACTATATTTACCTGAGGAGGTGTGCGAGCACGAGAGGGACTTTGGGCAACAGCCTCTGACATTTTAAGGCCATTCATATTTTGACCTAAAATAGCCGAGCTTCCAGGTACAGTTTGCGGAGACGGCAAACCAGTTGCATTATTGTTTCCAACCACTCCAGGCACCTCTGCCAAAACCGTCCACCCATCTGCACTAGTTTTGTCTGAATTAGCACTTGAAGGCCTCTGAAAGGTAGCAAAAGATCCCACAGAAGGTACTCTTGCTACTTCAGAAACTCTTTGCCTCTCTTCAGTTCCAAGAAAGGGAAAGTCCTGTCCCAATGCAGCTTCAGTGGTGCTACTTGTATCTCTGCCTTTTGTAAGCAAACCACTAGTGATGCTGCGGCCCCCATTTCTCGCATTACTAATATCACCAGCCACTGGACTACGCAAGGTCTCTTCCTGTCTCCTGCCATTCATAGACTGTGAACGCCGTAGCACATCCTTGTCCAACTTACCCAGCAGCAAACTACCTACAGGATCAGTATAATCTCGATTCTTCTGTAAACCAAAGAATGGCTTGTCATTGTGAGGAGTTCATATAAATCTTCCAAAGCTTCATCCCGATGAGTTCTACTACTGCTGAAAGATCGTGAGTGTGTTGATCCCTTACTATTGGAGCTCCGACGAAAATAAGAAGAAGTGGTTCGATCAGACACCTGAATTCCACTGCTTAAAGAAGACCTATTTCTCACGTTCTTATTCGCAGAACGATCATctatcaaaggaaaaataaaataatcatataaGTTATCCATTAACGTAAAAAGCCAAATAATAGCTTCAGCGGAGACTATACAGTAACTTGGAGAGGCCATACATATCCAAGCAAACCCAGCTCACAATCTGCACTACTGCTATATTCATACAAACTCTACCTCAACTAAATGCAAAACCTAAGGGAAGTATATTAACAAACAAGGCTACACAAAACAAGGGTTAATTGCATATACACATCAAAACGTTAAAATATAATACAGTTCCTGCACACCTTTATTTCTCATATGAATCTACAGAAACTAAATTACTTTtgccacaaaaaagaaaacaaaaggattaTACTCAAAAGGTTACAAAGTAATGGATAGATCATCTTTAATTGTGTTGCAGAGTAGCAACATGACAGTACAATAGCAAAACGGATAACTCCAATAATCTTATGTCTGCATCCTTAAAAACTTCTACATGCCATCTCAACTATCATGCTTCAAAGCTCGAAACTTGGTTAACTTCCCTCCTTATTTTATCCCAACAAATGATTTCCGTAGGTAGATTTGCCATCCTCTCCTACACCCACATCAATAAGAACTTTCGCATGCCATCTCATGTATCATGCTTCATAAGTCTTAACTACAATTACCTTCCCTCCCAATAAACTTAAACAACTAAATATGATATTTCCGGCAACACCAGatgtcaaaaacaaagacaCGTGCCATTTAATGAAAAAGGTACCTGAGcgcaaagaagatgaagattgttGCTGTCTACTGCCACCTCCAGAGAGGCTTCCACCGCTCTTCAACCATTCTGGAACTAAAGAAGGCTCACTCCTATCCATCATTATTAAATAACATGATCATTGACAATACCAAGAACCGCGATCAAGATTCCTTTCCTTCTAAAAATCTCCTCAGTGTCCTACAAAACTGTCGGAAACCTCCCCCAATCCAGCCAGAACCCCCCAAAATTCCACTTTCAGTCGGCAATAAACTCCACGGACCTTCAATGGAAGACCCTCCCGAAACAGTCAGCACCAATCGTCCCCGCAACTTCCAACCCCTCAGGCTCGCCCAAAACTGCTCGCTGCAGACTACCCGGCCTTTCTTtcttgccctctctctctctgtacacTATACACAATTACCCCGCAGTCGAACAGCCCTAAACTCCAAACCAGAGAAAAACCTATCAATGAACGAATGCCGAGAAGCAACAAAACGATGGTGCCCAAGAAAGGTTATTTATCAACGGCCAATGTCGGTGAAGAACGGGGACAAGAAGCAAATTTATCCAGCGAGGCTAATTCGCCCAAGAGAAGCGTTCGAATTGACACGAGAACTCCCACTGCGATTAATCCACCGAAGAACCCAATCGATTCCCCGACCAACCAACCAACCCGAAACGAACCAGAGAAACGAACCCTAAGAATCGCCCCCAAAAAAATTAGCGGGACCGAGAACCGCCCCCGAGAAAAAAAGCTAGGGTTTGCACTCCGCGCAGAGAGGGGCAGGAGAGCGAAAGCGACAGAGGAAAGAACTTATCGAGAGCCCAAGGAGAAGGGGATTGAGGAAGAAGCGCCCCACGCCCAACCCGAACGAACGGATTGGGAAACGCGGACAaagcccgagcccgagcccgagaAAACGCCgccgcccaccgccgccgcacgccgccgccgccggccgacgACGACACCCCGAAACTGGCGCCGCGGCTATATCTCGCTTCCTCCCACAGCGGCGGAGCGGAGCGAGCTTCTCGGCGCAGAAGAACAGGCCCCAATCGCCAATGGCGGAACCACGAGAAACGCCAACGAGATTCAAACCcagaagagatagagagagaaagggcgaGGGAGAGAGGAGGCTTCTGTGTGGGGAGTGCTTTGGGGGAagtctagagagagaagggagggggGGAGGATTTTGATAGCTGGGCGAATAAGAGAGGGAagaggagtggagagagagagagagagggggagaaggAAATAAGGAATGTTGGCCTCTAAAATCTGCCCCGTGGGAAGGTGACCGaccctttcttttccctctccctctctctctcttcctccttttttttttttttttttttttgaatttacattaaggaaaaagagaggattttttttttattaatttatttacttgATGACGATTTGGTTCCCTCATTGgaaagccctctctctctctctctacctatCTCTATCTCttatctctatctctatctctaaACCCTAACTTGCCTTTTGGCCTTTTGGTGGGCTTTTTGGAGTGAGAGAGATGGATTAGTCGTGTGGCATGCATTGTTGAGAAGCTTGCGTAGCAAGTTTTCCAGAGTCTGTATCCGATTTGGACTGTTAGTGCTTTCTGCATCCACTTCAAATCGACATGTCTTATCGGATTCTTGGAGTTTCCGGGTTCCTCTCACCGAAAAGTAGGGTATTTTTCGACATCCACTAAGGTCATCCCGCTTATTCAATGAATATACCATTAACAGATTAACGAGAttgccctttttattttaatataccGATATTCACATGTCTCCATctttcaatttatatttttcgagTCTATCCGCAGCTTTGACGTTTTACATCTAGAGATGCCGAGGTACATCTAGAGATGCCGAGGTCCACACATAATCTGGATGAAATAGTTTAAGGActtattttgattcaatttttttaatttagataatGGAAAAggcggatttttttttttcgttgttTGTGTATTTGCTGGCGATTTGGTTCCCTCTTTGGAaagtccctctctctctctctctagacccTAACTTGCCTTTTGGCTTTCCAAGAGCTTTTTTGAGTGAGAAAAAAGATTAAGGATAGAATAATGGTTGTTGCTACATTGTGAAAAAGCTTGCGTGGCAAGTTTTTATGGTTTGTATTCGATTTGAGCAGCAAGTACTTTCCATATTGCTTCAAATTGACATACCTTATGGGATTCTTGTGGAAGAGGAAAGAATCTCACGTGATGATGGTTATTTGTGTACTGAGGATTATCATCTGGATGGTTTGATTTACTCATGTATATCGATTTTTTAATCGAATTCTTCCACACGTGTATATCGATTTTTTAATCGAATTCTTCCACACGTGGATCAACTAACAAAAGTGCGTGACTTATTTTTAACCCCTATAATGGACCTAATAAAATCCAAATTACAAATGGTTGTAAGTCAATGAGCCTTCGTCTGTTAGCATCAAATTTACATCACAAAATTTCTCGAGAGCAAGAAAGGCAATCATGCAAGAAAGGCAATCATAAGTAGTTGTAATTTGCACCTAATTTTGCATCCCTTGGTATGTGTCTTCGAAATTGCTCGGGAGCagtaaatcttttttttttttttggcctttggAACACCATATTAAGAGAGCTCTTGCTACATATTTCTTTGAAATTGGTGTTGCATTAGTTACTAGAATCAAAACATTCCATAACAGATGTGACGCAACCGCGTTGATCGCTCTCttcacatcaatttttttgtagggaaaaaaacaaaattgcatACATCAAGTTGATAGGGCTTGGACTGCCCAATCCTCCAATCAATGGTGGATGAAAGAGAGCCGCTTTTCTGAAATTCTCGTTACAAAAAGCATCCTTCTAAGCATCTTTACTCCTTATTCGTAAATCGTAATAAACACGTAGATCATGTGATACGCGAGCAAACTTACTACAATTGTGCAACATGTTCCGCACCTattcaaaaaatgcaaaaaatatatattatagcataaaaatatatatttattttgttattacaCATTGGATTTGGGCTTaattgtttcgcaaaaaatttcaaagaaaatgataatatttttctagtaTTTGGTTGAAACCTAAAAATAACTAGAAAATACTTTCCGTCATTTAGTATGGAAAATTCGATCAATCTTTCCcaaggaaaattattaaaatgcttgaaatttctattttattttttgtttctttttttttctctctttatttctCAACCAAGGATCGCCACAGGCGAGGGATGAGCTCGCCCAAGGCCAGCAAAAATTGAGCTTACCAAATTCCAACGAGTCAAGTCGAGCCAACTTTAGGTGAGGCTTCACCTTTCAATGAGCTCAAGCCGTGCTGGCCTTAGGGAGCTTGTCCTCCACTTGTGGCCAACGATCGAttgaagaataaagaaaaagaaagaaacagaaaaaaaaaaaagtaatgaaataattgaatacgtttaaaaaaaaaaaagaagcaatattaaaaaatataattaaaaaggaGTGCATGAATATGAAGGTGCTTGGTTTGGTTCAGAGAAAGAGGAGGGAAAGTGATATCCTCTTTTTGAaagttgaaaatcattttccccactattgaagaatttttttttttcatttacgaaaaatattttccttaactagtttattttaatcaaatcaattgtcaaaaaaattggagttctttctctcttttccgcAAAATAAATACAGCCGTGAATATGCATGCTAGATATCATTTCTcaccaaaaatataattatcatCGACGGGccaatgatttaaaaaaaaacaaaacaaaacatcgTATCAATAATGGAGAAGTACACACGCGGTCAATGCATTGACGCCAAACATAGGATTTTCCGTTCAAATATCTTCAATGTAGCAACTTTCCTAGGACAAGTCCTGTCGAGGTGGAATCACGCATGACATTGAAAGACAACATTTCAATATTATTCAATCTTCAACCATTGACTATTTTAAAGGGATTTTGTTTGCTGGCTACGCCTATTTTCTGctttttagtatattttttggaataaagaaaaatggaaaacggGCTGAAAACTTtgatggaaaatggaaaaaaaaaaaattgattttgtcatTCGAGAGATGAGAGgtaggaaaatataaaattttcggTACTTTCTACTTGGATTTTGGTCGACCATCCACTAGTTACTAAATGTAAGAAGTATTATAATTATAGATACCGATGTTCGATGAAATGTACATATGTACATGCCACTAGCATTTCATGGGAATGCTAATTCAATCTTTCATTTATTGATGCTAATATTATGATAAAGTATATTCAATATATAACTGACTATCATGGTGTTGTTAAACAATACTTTTAAGATTAATGactataaattatataaataattactaaatttCTAAGTTTGACCAATCCAATAGTAAACCGTTATAGATTCTATTATGTGCagttaaataatattttataatcaaTGATGAATATAATTCGggtcaatttaatattttcaaattaaatacaCATTATAGTAATTTATGGAATTCTTTATGAATATAACTAATTGATACCAGATGGATATTTTAAATGGATATTGTACTAATCAATTGTTTCATGAACTGGTTGATGGATATCTTAATTGATGTTACGTGGACATATTATAATTCTCATTAT
This Eucalyptus grandis isolate ANBG69807.140 chromosome 7, ASM1654582v1, whole genome shotgun sequence DNA region includes the following protein-coding sequences:
- the LOC120296281 gene encoding uncharacterized protein LOC120296281 — translated: MNGRRQEETLRSPVAGDISNARNGGRSITSGLLTKGRDTSSTTEAALGQDFPFLGTEERQRVSEVARVPSVGSFATFQRPSSANSDKTSADGWTVLAEVPGVVGNNNATGLPSPQTVPGSSAILGQNMNGLKMSEAVAQSPSRARTPPQLSVDSQRLEELAIKQSRQLIPVTPSMPKSQLLSSMEKSKTRAAQQTTKFSPTPYGNQPMRGGPARVDVGKNSNLGKLQVLKPSGDLNGLSSTVNENLVSPNGVKVPRSP